The DNA sequence TGAAAACTTTGCCAGCACATCATTTTCATCAAAATCGCCCGCCACGCTTACAAGCATATTGGAAGGGTCAAATGTAGTTTTGTATACCCGAATAACATCCTGCCTGTTTATTGAAGGAACTGTTTTTTCTAAAAGCTTACCCGTATAAAGCAGTTTGGAATTAGCAAAAAGCGCCGTATTAAACTCCTCAAAGGCGATGTTTTTAGGCTTATCACGCGATGTTTTTATATTATAAAGTGTGTCTTTTTTAACGTCTATGATATATTTTTCTTCAAAAAGCGGATTTTCCGCGACATCCTGTAAAACCTCAAAAGCCTTATCAAAATCCTGAGAAGTTGTTTTCATTGAAATTTCAAAAAACTCTTTAGCAGCGCTTACTCCGATATAAGAGCCAATATTTTCCATATCATTATTTAGCTGCATATTGGTTCTGTTTTTTGTGCTTTTAGCAATCGTGGAAGCAAGAATGTCAGATGTTCCCGCTTTTGGCTCGGTCAAAAGCCCGCCTTTCAAATAAATTTTCAAAGCAACAATATCATTGCTGTCATATTTGTTTAAAAGAACAATTGCACCGTTTTCAAGTTTGTATTTTTTAATGCCGTTATACTCTTCCAAAAATTGTACTTTGGGTGAAGCTGTTTTTGCAGCGGTATTTTTATTTGCAGCTTCAACATACCCGTTGGGTGCAACTATCGATAAAAAAGCCTTCTCATCGTCCAAATAACGGTTAGCGGCAGTTTTAATATCATCGGTTGTTATGCTGTCAACGACATTAAGATAATTACAATACTCTTTTACTCCCGTGCCGACCGTTTCTGAATAACCAAGAATAAAGGCTATCTCATCATTTTTTTCGTTGGAATAAATAAATTCTCTTTTGTATATATTTTTAATTTTTTGAAGCTCCTCCGGCTTAACCCCTTCTTTTTTAATTTTCGCAATTTCCTGTTTTACTTTTTCAAGAACAATATCCTTGTTTTTAGGGTTATAAACAGAAAACACGTAGAAGAACCCGTCATCTTTCAGCGTAAAATTACCTGCGGAAATATTCTGCACAAGATTTTCCTTCTCTTTCAAAGTTTGGTAAAGCTTGGAGGATTCGCCCGAACCGCCCAAAATCATTCCCAAAATATCAAGAGTATAGTCTTCTTTTTTATTTTTTACAGAGTCCTTTGTATTATAGCCGTAAACCATATAAATTGAATTTGTGTCGGTTTTTTCGATAATTTGACGCTTATTTTGCGGCATTTTTTGAGGTTTCGGAGCAGTTAAGGTTGAGGGTCGTTTTTTCGCGCAGGCAAAAGCATCAGCTACCTTTTTAAGTGTTTTTTCGGGATCAACGTTACCTACAATAACTGTTGTCATATTGGAAGGGGTGTAGTATTTATTATAAAAATTAAATATTTCTTCCCTTGAAATATTTGCAATTACATCCGCAGAACCCAAAACAGGCTTGACGTATCTGCTATCCTGATAAACAATTGATTGAAAATTTTCAAACACTCTTTGCGAAGGGTTATCTTTAGAACGGGTAATTTCTTCCAAAACAACTTTTCTCTCATTTTTCAGCTCTTCCGGGGGAATTGCTATGTTTAAAAGCATATCGGAATGAAGCCTTATCGCATCATCCAGATATTTATCCGCTATTTTTACATAATAATAAGTATAATCCTTGCTTGTAGCAGCGTTAAAGACGCCGCCCTTTGTTTCTAAAATCTTCTCAAACTCACCGCGTTTATTATTTGTAGTTCCTTTAAAAAACAAATGCTCCAAAAAGTGCGCCACTCCGCTATTAACTTCTGTTTCATTTTTAGAACCGGTATTTACAAAAGATTCCACAACCACAGACGGGTTATTTTTTTGCGGAACAATAATAACTTTTTGTCCGCTCTTAAGCCTGTATTGGTTTATGTTTTCGCACACAGAGGCATAGCTTTGCGAAAAGTTTAAAAACAAAACCGTATAAACAATTAAAAATACCCTTATTAATTTCATCATCTCAACCCTCAAGTCTAAAGCTGCATAATGAAATTATAGCATAATGACCGATAAAAATTTTTTAGTCCGTTATCTAACTTTAAGGCTAATCTTCAATATTCAAAAACATATTTAGGGTACCGTCGGCGTTGCGCCATTTAAACCAACCTATTTTTTGAGTTCCGTCGTATTCGCCTACTCTCAAAAGAACCCAGTTACCTCTAACCAATTGGGCTTTAACAGCTTTAGGGTACAAAAATTCATAGCTGATTGCGCCGTCTTCCTGCGGAGTAAGCCTTAAGATTCTATCTTCTTTTCTGGTATCGGCAAAGAAATATAGCCCCCTTGCGGAACCGAATTTTTGAAACAATTCCCCCCAATAAAAAACTCTGCAATCAGGGTCGTTTTTTATCCATCCGCTTAAGTTTGACTGTCCATTGTAAATAATTTTAGTATAAGAAGTTTCCTCTTCATCAAGAGCGATAAAACCCGCCATACCTTTTTTAGGAGAAAAAACAGCAAATACGTTCTGAGGTTTTTGAGTTCCCGCCAAAGTATAAACACTTTTATTATCCCAATTCATTTTTTCAAGCACACGGCTTTTTTCATCAGGCTGCTCATAAATTGTAACCGCTCCTGTAGCAAAATACAGCCCTATACCGTAATTTTTAATATTGTTATGGTATTTTGGAGTGTATTCTACAGCAAAAAGACTTCGCATGGGAATCATCACAGCTAAAATCAAAATTATAAAATAAATAAACTTTCTCATAATACAACTACCTTGTTTCTTCCGCCTTTTTTAGCCTGATAAAGCGCATTATCCACCCGTTGGTATAAAGCCTTCATATCCTCCTTAGGATGAAGTTTTACAAGCCCTATACTTGTTGTAATTTTCAAAGAACTTTGCTTTGCATTGAATTTGGAAATATCAAAGTCCATATTTTCTATACGGCCTTTCAGCCTGTTTGCCACTATCTCCGCTTCTTCAATAGTAGTCGAAGGCAAAATCATAAAGAATTCTTCTCCGCCGTACCTTGCTGCAAAGTCGTATTCACGCACTTCATCTTTTATAATTTTGGAAAATTCCTTCAAAACCACATCTCCTACGTAATGCCCGTAAGTATCGTTGATTTTTTTGAAATAGTCCACATCCAACATCATAACGCATAAAGGCAAATTTTTCCTGTGCGCAATAGCAATTTCCTGCACTATTCTTAAATCCAATGACCGCCTGTTGTTTAAAGCAGTCAAAGCATCCTGCGTTGCATATTTTTCAATTTCAGCATAAACCCCTGCTTTATCAAGCGTAGTGGCAGTCTGCTGTGAAAGCTGCAAAAGATAATCTATATCTTCCTGTGCAATACATTGTTGCTTTCCGTCAATTATAATCGCGCCTTTCAGAGCATTTTCAAAAAAGATAGGGAACAAAACTATTTTTTTATCCCCGGAAACAGTAATTTTTTGTTTTAAATCAATATTTTCCAAAACGGGATTTAAACGTTTTTTATCGTAGCGCAACGGCCATGCAAGTTCAAAATTATCACCATCATCTCTCATAAAAATATAGACAAAATATTCACTGGCAAAATTATCAAGAATTTCGCCTATAACAGGGATTAAGAAGGAATAATCGTACTGCGTTTCGAGGATTTTTGCTATATTTTTCTGGGCTTTATAAAAATCAGCG is a window from the Candidatus Gastranaerophilales bacterium genome containing:
- a CDS encoding GGDEF domain-containing protein, with translation MNCFENHTELDFIWEVSRSLTCNLAVEDIFANLYSIFEQYLCLNDFNIILRDESQNSFKFYDRQWEIMSDKRISQYEAVYSTLTSTIRLNFLLNGMSIVINDDFDISYKIELKKGKNTLYIPMMQNYKCIGFLEIIIENIIQRMLIKSQVKTFFVLSSLISSTVINQELNAKILKSADFYKAQKNIAKILETQYDYSFLIPVIGEILDNFASEYFVYIFMRDDGDNFELAWPLRYDKKRLNPVLENIDLKQKITVSGDKKIVLFPIFFENALKGAIIIDGKQQCIAQEDIDYLLQLSQQTATTLDKAGVYAEIEKYATQDALTALNNRRSLDLRIVQEIAIAHRKNLPLCVMMLDVDYFKKINDTYGHYVGDVVLKEFSKIIKDEVREYDFAARYGGEEFFMILPSTTIEEAEIVANRLKGRIENMDFDISKFNAKQSSLKITTSIGLVKLHPKEDMKALYQRVDNALYQAKKGGRNKVVVL
- a CDS encoding pitrilysin family protein — translated: MMKLIRVFLIVYTVLFLNFSQSYASVCENINQYRLKSGQKVIIVPQKNNPSVVVESFVNTGSKNETEVNSGVAHFLEHLFFKGTTNNKRGEFEKILETKGGVFNAATSKDYTYYYVKIADKYLDDAIRLHSDMLLNIAIPPEELKNERKVVLEEITRSKDNPSQRVFENFQSIVYQDSRYVKPVLGSADVIANISREEIFNFYNKYYTPSNMTTVIVGNVDPEKTLKKVADAFACAKKRPSTLTAPKPQKMPQNKRQIIEKTDTNSIYMVYGYNTKDSVKNKKEDYTLDILGMILGGSGESSKLYQTLKEKENLVQNISAGNFTLKDDGFFYVFSVYNPKNKDIVLEKVKQEIAKIKKEGVKPEELQKIKNIYKREFIYSNEKNDEIAFILGYSETVGTGVKEYCNYLNVVDSITTDDIKTAANRYLDDEKAFLSIVAPNGYVEAANKNTAAKTASPKVQFLEEYNGIKKYKLENGAIVLLNKYDSNDIVALKIYLKGGLLTEPKAGTSDILASTIAKSTKNRTNMQLNNDMENIGSYIGVSAAKEFFEISMKTTSQDFDKAFEVLQDVAENPLFEEKYIIDVKKDTLYNIKTSRDKPKNIAFEEFNTALFANSKLLYTGKLLEKTVPSINRQDVIRVYKTTFDPSNMLVSVAGDFDENDVLAKFSSFKHNPDFVPVEQSKLKIKAPALTSNKIVKTAKDSQGAWLVLGWLTDGFLNEKDYAALKVASTYLGSGFTSKLFINLREEKGLAYELASSFSSGYNTGVFMMYIGTNPANLQEVKTDFLKEIDYLKTKPLTQKELEDTKTKLIGRYMLAQETAENKAFLNGYWENFDKTYKFKDDYVKLIQSVSVQDIMHVADKYFSKPYVMSVVGEEEFVKNIDKE